The Helianthus annuus cultivar XRQ/B chromosome 15, HanXRQr2.0-SUNRISE, whole genome shotgun sequence genomic sequence ttgtactgttctcaaacagttggggatatttttgtttcatccgatcttcacgctcccaggtgaattctgggccgcgacgtgagttctaacgaactcgaacaagaggtattctagtgcttttgaggaccttaacatcccggtccgtgatttcgacaggttcttcgacgaatttcaactgttcgtcgatcgtgagttccttcagaggaactacgtgcgtctcatctgacagacacttcttcagattcgacacatggaaaacgttgtgaactgcaccgagttctgctggcaagttcagtctgtaggccaccttgcctattttctcaaggatttcgaaaggtccaacgttccgtgggttgagtttgcctcgtttatcaaaacgaaccacacccttccagggtgaaactttgagtgatacccgctccccaacctggagctcaagtggtttcctacccttatcggcgtaggccttctgacggtcacgagcggccgccatgcgttgtcgtatttgagcaatccgctcagtagtgtctaccacatgttctggaccagtgatttgactatcccccacctctgcccaacaaagaggtgaccggtatttacgtccgtacaatgcctcaaacggagcagctttaatgctggtgtggtagctgttattatacgagaattccacgagtggcagatgcctttcccagctgttgccaagtCGTTTACACAGGCgtgaagcatgtcttctaatgtttgaatagtgcgttcggactgcccgtccgtctgtgggtgatacgctgtgctcatatctaaacgtgagccaaaagacttgtgcattgttgccacagttccgaagtaaaacgtgcatctcgatcagagatgatagaggcgggcaccccgtgcctcaaaacaacttccttgaggtgtatcttcgccagagtggagaattttATCTGTtgtctttgattgccaagaagtgtgcggatttcgtgagtcgctccacgatcacccagatagtatcgtttccgcgctgtgatctaagtaggccagtaacgaaatccatggaaatttgctcccatttccattgtgatatctctggttgttggagtaggcctgagggtttctgatattccgtcttgactcgcgtacaagtcaaacacttgctgacgtaagttgctatgtgggccttcatgctaggccaccaatacgtagtcttaatatcgtggtacatcttttccgaaccagggtgtactgagtagcgagatttgtgcgcgtCATCCAtcgcaagttctcgtaagtcgccatagagtgggacctaaatgcgtcctgttacataataagcaccgtcttccttctgttctaagcgttgccttgacccacgtagggcttcagctctaacgttctctggtttcagtgcttctatctgagcagctcgtatttgcgaaggtagactagaatggatcgtgagttgtaaagctcttacgcgcttaggcgtagtgtccttccgactgaggacgtctgccactacattggccttgcccgggtgatacctgatagagcactcgtaatcattcagcagtccgacccatcgtcgctgtcgcatattcggttccttctgcttgaatatgtgttctaaacttctgtggtcggtgtagatggcgcacttggttccgtataggtaatgccgtcataacttaagtgcgaagatcactgctccccgttccaaatcaagcgttgtgtagttcctttcgtgcgtcctaagttgtcgagaggcgtaagcaataaccttctcgtgttgcatccGTGTGTACTGGGACCCTGATTCgaagcatcatggtataccgctagatcacccgtaccctagggtgaagatgatgctcagtgcattacaaagttgggattcgaaagctgaaaagacgtcctcctgttttggtctttcacgaacacaacaccctgatgtgccaacgagacttaagttgtgcgaccttcgaaaatcttgtgattaagctgcgatagtatctagtgggaccaagaaactcctgtatcctcgaagggatctttgatgttgatcagttcctaaccaaatggatcttagcgagatccatgtgtattcccacttcgttgtttgataaaaagaaaatgtgtacttcccgaatcccgaagtcatacttaggtagacttcgcacgtaGACGCTCCTCCCCTAGAAGCTCTACAATGGAATACAAGGGTTGCTCAAGGTGCCCCTTTCTCCTAGAAGTGATTCAAAACGTACTAGATAAACACAGTTGCAGTGTGATCCATAAGCAGCCGGTGGGTTGTTCACcccaaaaggtcatggaataattcatccggtgtctcctggaaatggccttattgcgttcactatgccgttttaggaacatcctccctttggacttccatctgatgttagttcgttcgctactcattcttcacataggagcatgacccatgtaactggccaacaggttgtcaatacaggatcgagacaaacggttatgggctgtcaccttgatgagttcttaatagtcagtatacacaagaaaaggcccatcttccctaggataagtggggctcccccaaagcgaagaactagaccctacaaaactcctgtccaacggttcctgtagttgctttgataggccttgcgaccttcctggcgcaaaatggtaaaaagtacaagtaatcagggctgcctcagacgtgagatcaaactgagattccgcctaacaaattttcggaagaaaaactgaatgttcctcgaatagcacgccgagagaaacaacgaacaactggtggatcctcgatccacttttccttagccttaacatccgtagcggttgctaacacagcggagtaatccctctgtagacacttctggccttcacagCTGGAATGGCGCTAACTATTGAACTACTCTGATGCTTTAGAATAAATGCCGATCctccacacaaagttttctcctcactgggtatattcgcgtgattcctgggtaaccaattcacactaactactgcgttgtaaccaccgagtgtggtagaaggaaggtcgacattggacactcgtcccacaaggtcgtgtttacatcctaacgaacttttgagattctacttgacttgccatcagtcgattccGCATCTGGTTCGGTTTTaagaagtatcagggtcaagcagaatagagatgaagcaaacaactacccatacaagctaccatgttgctactaTGTCTGGCGTCGCCTGCGTCAaccctaaatgcccttccatgagcatcatttccaatgttgttgaccttgatgttgtcgcgactgttgtttCTAATGTTGCTTGAAATGGTGCGCTACGATCCTTCACTGACTAGTCCATCTTGTCACGTTTCTGTGCCGCGTCCCAAGGTGTACTTATTGAGCTGGCCGTTACGCATTTCCGCACCATTGTCAATTGTCATCGCTTATGGCCCGACTGATTCGTGAGAGCTGGCTCCTATgagccgctgactagggttaagggttcgattggagtcaattcgctgatgctcgttgttggtgactagggtcgttcaaatgctgaagccagtaaggtactacgtctaccctcttgacacggtatgttgagatagtgttgcagaagtgatcgcacttcgggatttaagatgtcaacacgttaagttccagtaagcgaagaaaggtgagaaggatatagaccaatcattgtcgttTCAACACCCATCCCGGGGATgctcgtacaagcacctaatgttctacacagttcgctaggcgttcatatgggtgttcaggtaatactcgatagcatcgaggttcgaaaggggtgcagtgagaagtgaaaagatcgtgttcgagtaggagacaatcactgctacggctcctatggactgttgtgtttctcatcatacaaataacgaaatggaacccctttttcacttgttaagcctcactgggactcacatccaccccactatattattatgtgtgcacccacaataatattgtgatttgcatgttcatctcagctccccttaactcatgtcaaatggttccccacactcgagtagatttcaaagagtatcaagtggtgtaagtcatggaggtttagggaattaccaccctatcaatcACATGATACGAGAAAGTGTACATAAATTCATGTTGGTGtgctaacgtgcaatcacatgcaatatcgtatgtgggctttcactagttaggcatactagtacgtatagcgaaacaggaaacataaagtaagcaaacaagtaaacactggtccgagctatgaggtcaaaagtgttgagccttgcacttggagtgtagtgtcgtcacgagtcacgggttatagtctggttttctccaaaaagatttacccctttttaaaaccaagttcactataaccaatggctctgataccaatctgtcacacccccaaaatccacctgcggataacacccgcttcgagggcgtgactgaccaggatccagccaccaattatactgagcatttaattaatagtagaaagatttaaaatccgaagtaattaacaacattagagtttagattcggtaattagtttaacaaaacagcggaagcataaaccaaaatagttttaaagacagttcattgatcaaaacagttatcccaacacacgggtttgacgaacactacacttccccaagtagcagctcctgaatcattggttacctgcaaagcatgcagtaaggagtcaacaataatgctgagtgagttcactagttgtccagttttaattaccaaaaactttgtttcaccggttaatttatccgtttatacatgccctggggagctaccccaaatgttagcgactaaactgtttttccaataccgaacactaggtaaccgttgcgtatccgcaggatgccccgatgtcaatgttctatcatcattgacggatttctgagtacattagttcacgaccgtcccaaaccagggcacggtgtgaggctggtaaacacctaaatagcgctatcaactaataacccgctcgcctaacccggcgactaatcggtatttgtagtagggacttgagtgatagagtttcgtttagtgccgttagttgcaatccgtataaacagtaattaaccaaaaggtttcccaatacccgggaaggaaaagtaagttttgttcccaataactagggaaggtatgtaaatggtatccccttttaccaggggataggattgtccaaaaggtttcccaataccagggaaggaaaagtaagttttgttcccaataaccagggaaagtatgtaaatggtatccccttttaccaggggatagggttgttagtctcgtgtcccaaaccaccgggacgcatgcttttaagttgtgaactcaccttgggttgctcggtaggtttaggttacttgtcaatcacgttggtcaccacgtcctaacatggttaccggtataggtcaggtttggtgtacaagcattcatgtaaaaacttacacataactagcacgtatcaagcatataagtaaacagtgggttattgggccggcctaaataattaaacagtcaacagcaacacataatccagtcaacaatagcccaagttaaacacagaatggcccaataaccaaaatggacagcccactcgcaaccggatggtctcgagtcgcaaccaggaggtctcggcttgtcatgctatggttgcgagtcgcaaccgtgtggtctcgagtcatcatgctgtggttgcgagtcgcaaccgtcgtagtctcgagtcgcaatcatgaggtttcgagttgtcatgctatggttgcgagtcgcaactacgtggtctcgagttgtcttgccttggttgcgagtcgcaacggtgcggttgcgagtcggaatgctgtcttTTTCATgaacacgtgatgatgcaggtcTGGCAGTCCAATATGTACTATgcaatcagacccagattaggaaacagccaataaggttccactaacatttttcctaaactgaccagaaatgaaaatagatcaaactttgccatttttgaaatctttaaaccatattcaacaagtttaTCCTATAttcatcattttctagggttttcatatcaacataatcatatatttatgaaccaaaatcacatgttttagcaagatcaatatgcaaaacatacattatatatccgaatcttaagtttaacatcattatttgcaaggaataaagaagcatagtatggttagtcataatcattcttgaactaccatttgttagtcatttaaacatgttatcaagctttgttcacaagggttttcacatatagtcaaTCTTCACAAATCATACTAAAAGTTATGCATAACAATTTTAACTAACCATTTTCTAGTTTATAAACAttcataaatcttatacacaaaaagataatactaaccggttatgaaagaaggagccaaaacaaagagaagagaaccgaAAAGATGGGGTGtacgagtgatagtcttgaccgagtttcttgtccgatattccttgaccgagatccaagcttgaaccgaaagttgtaAGAGAATGGAATGTAGTTGagggttttctagttgagagagagtaGGAGAAGTGTGGGTGTGTTTGTGCAACCAAATGAAACAAGTGTGGAAAAGGTTGGAATTTATACACCAAGCATCAAGTAGGCTAAGGGGGGGTCtcggcccaaccggtttcggctcaccaggcccactcgaaaccgagtggcccactcgcaacccggtggttgcgagtcgtggtctcgggtcgtagtctcggctcttatatatttatatataagacacatacacaacacatatcatgcacacataacaaagcacatatcacataaagattcacgttatcattaagtttagtcagtcactagtcacataatgtacaaacaagttacctcacgacacaacgaaaggttctagatttcgggttgtcacaaaaggcttttaagtaaacaaaactgtttaaacgagccgatcaaattattcaattaaccaccaaaagatggaagatttgatgcccgatcacgcggtattttatataccgtaacccaaacccgtataacggaaaataagttaaaagtatttacctttgcaagtataaatccttaatcgaataaattgcaaatatcttttactggtctcctattctggaatgaaggtttaaaataacctattagaatcctaacgggtctttaatttagccgtagcttagaccggtcagtttcaaaggataattacggtttaatcgcgtgaaaggagaaaaccgggaatggaatgtgatttggacccaacaagtttgaagacttgttttatatgggtataataaccacactctggattttggggtcaaaacaataaggtttgacccgtttcggctagtttatgtaaactagttacataaaccgaaccgtgcgcgcaaaaggcgtaacgggtaaccgtaagagtcctacaccggtttcctaagtcaatatgctttaaagaggttgtggtatcagtaggataccttccataatgcccgtaacgagtttaaatccattttatgccccgtaggggtatttcggtcattttaaagattataaaagaggtttctgagttctacaggaaatctgagttttccgaacagtttataaagttcaaaatactctatttattatttaaaatcagtaacaactggaatcgggtcaaaagaccttgtagaactcaagttatgtccgaaaagggtatattcggtaattaccgaaccgatgccataaccgtaggttatgagcaggctaaaaatacttaaaaatctttaaaaatcccaaaatattattttacatcagtgtgtaaaaggtttggtgtcgagatctgggtttagataggcgttatgctaattgcgccctttaattactaaagtttctgaaattgcgctatttagcataactcctattctggacctcggatcgacgtgaaattttagggacatgcttagaaatcagtaactaaggttatggtcctttcacatgtccgaaattctcgttttaaattaaaaagggcgttacggtcgacttttaagcatttaacggaaaggtgtaaaagactcggacaaacaatgaaccagtcacagagggttataccattatctaacctggtcctaagagagtcctaaggcatatctaaatcatactttaacgggtcagaactgaagtcaaagcagaagtcaaagttttgcgactttcggctccgaaccgggtcaaaacagtaaatggtcggatcaaacaagcttggactagttaatatacttattatcatgttttatgaatgttaaaacaggttacacgccatctacattactgattatgcataatttcgcaaaatagcattctgttgactttttctaagcacgtttgactcaacattcggactagttagagtgggaatcagagggtgcccttttaggggtttaaagcccacatgattaccaacatataactatctttgattcgacaaaccactggaccatttgtgatttatcgtaaagtcaatcgttaattacgacggattgacttttaagctaaaactatggaaaactaagccacaaagggttaggcaaacttacagaagcttggtgcacgactagagatgttagaagaatgctttagagctccggagatgatcaagaaagcaggtttgaggtgtgttgaactaTAGTGCActaccttgccttttatagtgaaaaatggagctcaagatcattacaactcaacctatgattgctcatggatgatcagcaggtgtccctgagtgctaggggacatgtagggggcgcccatgcttcaattaatgcatccaagatcgattacaagctcaaacagtgaatctgccCATGTTTACTGCATCTGggactttcacgcggcccgcattaaggatcaggcgtcttggacgcgggccgcctgaatcctaatgtcaggaACCGTATCTTCataaggctcgcggcccgcattagcttgcTTGTTTCTCTaatgcggcccgcctgaggcctgtaaatcaagattttcaaatcttttgtaatcattgacctgacctttcggtttcgaaggggtaactttgcgatttgggcctcgattatttacgaataagggcctcgtgacttttacccgtgccgttaagtccccggttagtttaattattatccgaaaagccttaacttttattgttgacgcttttaacctctcgcatacgaatttgatcataactttctcgttttaaaacggaacttcgcgaaatttatatcgtatattctagtgagcgtattttactgttacaaagtctcgggttcgtcaaagggtcactcagaggtataaattaaacatgttgacacatttaacccctgtagtttgtaatctctcactttcttccgcatttcgttccgtacgatccatgattcattcgtttgaaggtacgagcatcaattagggttactatacagtatatttacccctcgttgacatttttaaccctcgaatttacatactttcaaggtttgtcaactttagtcccttatttagtatttaataccacgtgtaaacctacgacacgtgtcaatacattattggacacaaaatttcgaggtgttacattttaAAGTTGTTCTCtacatgttttattttttaaatctaGCTATGCCCAACACTTGTCAACACGTACCAAAAAAATAAGACCATCAAAACGGTATATCGtcagaattttataaaaaaaaaaagagagtaAATTACTATATGGTCAGCTTAACCCTCGCAGCACTAAAAAGAATCTTTTGACATATCAGACCTTGAGGTTGCATTTTCTAACAGTTTTAGCCCCTAACAGTAACTCTGTTCCTTTTTTTGTTAAGTGTAAGAGTACTTTGATCGTTTTACACCAAGGGGTTATTTATGTGAATTACAAAGTTTTACTTTTGTAAATTTAAGGGACTACTTTTGTAATTACTCAAGTATTTTTATAATTTCGTaatttttactattattatttaataaaacacattATAAATATGCaaataaatacatatttttaAACTGTTCGTTTTAAATAAGCATCTTTTAATAGGGGTGGATTTCTATTAGAGTTGAGCATAAAACGTGTGAAATTGAGTATTTAACATTACTTGACTATAGGTAGACGTACATTTATTTGTAGTAAAGCTTTTGTCAATCGGTTGTTCTCGGATACCTTGCTCTTGAGTTCAAGTTCTATGACGATGATGTTACTATGGAGAAGCCACCACTTTGAGGGGTAAATTTTGTGTTGATTTTGTTATATAGCCATTATTTGAGGCATTTCTCCTCTTATCATGTCACAATATATGGGACCTTTTGTTTCTTGGTTGAAGTCAACATTTGGGTAGTTGATGATGTGACCAGTGTTTAAAGAGTGAGTTTGGTGCTGATTTTATTCAGGTCCACAGCATATGGGACCATTTTAGTTCTTGGTTGAAGCCAACAATGTATATTCGTTCTCTTAACAAATTGGGTTATTCAAATAGGTCATGCATCAAATCTAGCTAGAAAAATGTTGGCTCAAAGCCAGCTCGTGTAATTTTCGGGTCAAGAGCTCTCAAGTGTTGCCTCATATAAATTTCGAGCCAATGTGATCTTACTGATTTACCGACTCTTTAAGAATTATAATTTCAAAACCACGTACCTAAGACATGCTTTCATTTGCCCTTTCATTCGTCTTCCTCTTtcagaaaaaaatatataattatatatatacatactacATACTAGCAGTAGAAAAAAAAGGATCTAACCACATACCATCAATCCATCATCACCCACGTATAGTATTATTAGAATTTATTTATACACAATTGTGTTTTGGACCGAACCAACCCAAACCCAAAAACATTATAGAGTGCTCAGAATTATATTTCAAAACAGAAGCCCAAACTAAATATGAAGAAACGAACCGGTGTCAAGTTGCACCCGAAACTCAGCTCACCCCGAATCCCATACCATCAACTAAGGGTGTAATGGTAGTCACCTCTTGTGGAGAGGTAAACTTTCCATACACCCCAATCATCTCTTGCCAGTTGTCATGTCAACTACCCTCTCTAAGTCcccttttgcccaaaaacataaaTGACATTACTAAATAAAGACATTACGTTAAACTAAATTGAAACAAGACTTGAACTCTACTTTGCGAGCCGCGTCCCCTCACATTCGAACCGAAACCCGAAACTTTTTTCTTGCCATCACCCTTGTTTTATCTATCTATAGTGTATGAGAAATTTAGTGTGATATCTTATTTGAGTGGAAAAAAAGATGGATAAATGGATTTTAAATAGaaaaacaaattatttttttaatggtTAACGGCTATAAAGCTGTTTGAATCAAAGCCCAACGGTCAAAAAGGACAAAGATCAAATGCGGTAAACACTCACCGATCCACTCTCCACTCACGCGGTAAACCTCGACGACGGCGGTGACACGGTGTACACCGCGCGGTAAACTAACTCACCACGTTAGTTTACTGCACCATCCGGTTCACCTAAGAGCATGCACAATAGCAAGCAAAGCTCATTCCAATAAACCACTACAAATTTGAAATAAATTCCCTCAAAATTATATACACGAAAAGAAAGAAACACAATTTCAAACTCAAGATTTGAAATTTTCACACATGCTAAGAACATCATCAGCTCAAATGgcagaaaaacaaaaaaacctaaattaaagagttaattgcccaGATGGTCCCCATGGTTTGCTGTTTTTCCATTTTTAGttcccaactttctaaaattacacgtATGCTGCCTATGGTTTGATTGTTTGTTATGCGGATAGTCCCTACAGGCTACAGTTGATGAACGTTAAGTTATCTAGTTAAACGCATGGAAAATGACTTTTTTGCCCTTAATAATGAAAACAGAAAAGTAATATAAAATCAAAATCAATTATTATTATAGTGTAGGCGCCACACCTCCCACAACCTTGTTTCCCCTCCTTTCGATCATCTGCCGGAAACCACCACCATCTACCTGCAACGGCAAACATGATATTTTCTTCCTTATTGAGCAAACACTAATCAACAGAGTTGCTGGGGACTGATTGCCTTCAGAAGTTTACCAAAGATACCTACTTGTTGACTTTTGTACTTGGCTAACAAACCAGCAGATTCATGAGCCCAATTTGTGCCACCAAACATAAACATTTGTGATGGATCAGGAACCCAAATACCATTATTCAAAAGCTCAAATTGAGCCATCCTTTATCAAGCCTTAAAAGTAACTAACTtatgacattttggatttttGTCACACATTTAATTCTTGAACTTCTTGCAACTCTTTAAGCTTGATTTCATGCTGAAAATCTAAAGAACACGCACAAACACTATATTCAAGCAAAACACTAATTATCAAACAAGTTCAAAATAAAGAGCACAAACTCATCGATCTACTGGTGATGGTAGCGACTCCGATGACAAGCGTCGTCTTCTCCATCTCCAACCATTATTGTTGTCTCCACTCATGCACCAACCTACTCCAGATCTGAAAGTCGAAGAGAAAGGGGGAGATGCGGCTGGAAAAACAATGTACAAGTTGGGATAATTCGAGTCTGCGTTCACATCAAGAATTCCTTGAGTCACTTACGATGTGGAATTTGTTGCAACAGAAGGAATATACAGAAACAGGACATGGTTtttgttgatgaaaaagatgGTTGGAAAGGGTCATTTCACATGCATTTAACTAGATAACATCCATCCACTGTAGGAACTATCCAAATGTTAAACAATCAAACCACAGAAAACAAACATGTAATTTCAAAAAATTAAGgactaaagataaaaaaataacaaaccaaTAGACTATCcaggcaattaactctaaattaAATTATCAACATACAAACACCActaaagaaaataaaattttaaactaAAACATCTTGAAGAAAAAGCCACTAAATTTGAATTTACAAAGCAATTACACTCTCACTAACATCCAATCCAATAACCACCAACCCATTGAAAAGAAACTCTAAAACAACACTactttataaaaagaaaataaccAAAGTATCATTAAATCAATTTTTTATTCAATCAGATTCAACCGGAGACTCCGTCACCACCACCTTCCTTGGCCGCCCTCTTCCCCTTTTCTCACCTGTCAACACCACCGGCGTGACGTCAGCACCACCTTCCACCACCTTACGCGGCCGTCCTCTTCCCTTTTTCTCACCACTTGAAGCCGCCGGCGTGGCGACATCATCACTTTTCGCTACCTTACGCGGCCGTCCTCTCCCCTTACTTCCACCGGTCGCCGGTGCTGGCGTGGCATCACCATCGGTTTTCACCTTCCTCGGCCGGCCTCTTCCTCTACCACTACTCGCCGGCTTCTTCGCCGGAGTAGCTGTCGCGTCCTTTGGTGGCCGTCCACGTTTCCGACCAGaaaccaccgccgccgccggagCCGGAGACACTTCCGTCGGAAACTCCACCGGAACCACAGCGGTTTCAGATTTTCGCGGTCGGCCTCTGGATCTCGGTGGCGAAGCAACGGCACCTTCCGGAAGCGGCGTTTTTGGCTTCGACGGGCGGCCGCGGCCGCGACGCCCCGGCGAGAGTGGATCTGGTTTAACGTAGTTGTTATTAATGACAACAAGTTCGCCGCTAGCTCTCATTTTGTTGAGGTGGTGTGATAGTAGGGTTTTGTGAGCCGCTGGTAAACTGCCGTACGATGCTTCGATCTGCTTTGAGATTTTAGATCTGCACGCGCCTTTTTTGCTATCTAGGGCTTCAATTGCACCCATTATCAACTGAAATCAACAAAATTTAAGTGTAAATTTCACATCTGGATCATAGAATCAAATTAGTAACAA encodes the following:
- the LOC110911410 gene encoding HMG-Y-related protein A; the protein is MAAATATEDATNVPAPAPVSILPQYPELIMGAIEALDSKKGACRSKISKQIEASYGSLPAAHKTLLSHHLNKMRASGELVVINNNYVKPDPLSPGRRGRGRPSKPKTPLPEGAVASPPRSRGRPRKSETAVVPVEFPTEVSPAPAAAVVSGRKRGRPPKDATATPAKKPASSGRGRGRPRKVKTDGDATPAPATGGSKGRGRPRKVAKSDDVATPAASSGEKKGRGRPRKVVEGGADVTPVVLTGEKRGRGRPRKVVVTESPVESD